The following DNA comes from Anopheles coustani chromosome 2, idAnoCousDA_361_x.2, whole genome shotgun sequence.
AAGGCAACTGTTCAGCATAGTGTTGAACGATTGGGCATAGCGAATGACGTTGCGTTCTACCAGGACAATGATCCAATCCAGCCTGGATGACAAGCATGTGGTTGATATATAATTGCACATCAGTACTAGCAACTCCTCCACAGTCACCAGACCATAATATAATCGAGCATGTTTGGtatcgatagaaaaaaaaagttgatggatttttttcaatttacaacGATTACGATTTCAGCGTGAAAATCAAGCGCAGCAGCGTGCTGATGCCTATGCCGGTATCATGGACCTAGCTAGTGTCGAGCACGTGGTCAACGACTTGCAGCAGCCCATAGCACCACCAACAACGCTGGATCGAGCAGGCACCATCGTTCGTTGGCAGTGACCGCTACATGCGCGCGCAATACCAGGATGCGATGGCAATCGTTCGGGCGATGGGCAAACCGAATCTGTTCATCACGATTACATGCAATCCGTCATGGGTAGAAATAACACAGGCATTACTACCCCGCCAACAAGCTGCGGATCGACCGGACTTGACTACCCGTGTGTTTCGAGAAAAACTAAAGGCGATTCTGGCAGATCTGTCCGCAGGAGCGCTAGTGCTTCAGAAACGGGGTCTGCCACATGCACACTGTCTGCTGATTCTTGGAGACAGCGACAAACCGCGATCTGCAGCGGACTACGACAAAGTGGTTTCAGCGGAAATACCAGATTCGGTTAATGCAGAACTGCATGAAACTATCCGGAAATGTATGATGCATGGCCCGTGTGGACCATCACATCCTTAGGCACCCTGCATGAAGGATGGTGTCTGTTCGAAACATTTCCCGAAAGCATTCTGCGAGCACACACGACGTAAGGAAAATGGTTATCCGCTGTATCGTCGCCGTAACAACGGGCGTACCGTGAAGCTCGATGCTCGGCGTAACCATGGCGTTGAACTAGATAACCGCTACGTTGTCCCGTACAATCCGTGGCTGGTTAGTAAATACAACTGTCATATCAATTTTGAGGTGTGCACGGACGGTGACCAGCGTGAAATATTAGTATAAATTTGTCTACAAAGGACACGACCGTGTGGCAGTCTCACCGGACGGGATGGTGGACGAAATTCAGCGGTACATCGATGCACGGTACATTTCTGCGTCTGAGAGTTGCTGGCGGATTATGCGATTCGAGTTACAGGCCAGGTTGGAAGGGTGAACTTCCATTTGTCGCAGGCTCTTACGGGACACGGATTCTTCCGAGAGTACCTGTTCCTTAAGGGGTTCACCCTATCCCCGGACTGCACCCATTGCGTAGGCGTAGTAGAGAACGTGGAGCACGTGCTGTTTTCCTGCCCGCGGTTCGCAGATGTACGGCAACGACTCCTTACTGACCAACAGGACCTCGTACTCACTGCCGAAACGCTGGTGAGCCACCTTCTCAGTAGTCGCCGAAACTGGGACAGAGCAAACGAGGCAGTACACAGCATCACCAGGGAGCTGCAGCGCTCCTGGCGAGCGGAGCAACAGCACCGatcaacggcagcagcagcggaaacgagaGCGGATGCTGCGGCAGCAGAAGCGAGGCGAGTGAGAAACAGGCTGCGTCGACCGGGCGGATACTCGCGCCGTCGCCCGGCACTCACCGCCAGACTCAACGCCATGACGCCCGTGGACAGATCAAACTGGCTTCGGGAGTTGCGCAACATCCGTGAGCGAATCCGTCGCCTGAGGAACAGGACTGTCCAGCGAGCTACGCACCACGCGCTCGAGCGCAGGAACGACGCAATGCTGAGGCGACACGAGGCTACGAACCAGCAGGAACTGCAAGACGCACAGCGAGACCTCGTAGCAGCGGAAGCAGAGCTCGAAGAAATCCGAAGGGACCAACGGAGACTGTCACCAGGCCAGGTCACATACAGTCGTACAGCTGCCAATCCATGGCAACACCACACAATGCTCACGCGGTTCTTCGATCTGGCGGCCCACGACGATTATGCCAGGACGCTTACTTGCCAAGATCTCCCGCTTTACTACCGATACGCAGTACCGCAAGCAGCACAACGACTTCCTTGGCAGCGTGGTTCAGGCAAACACTGGATACGCCGTGTACGTAGTGGTGCAAGCGTGATCGGTCGAATGGTTTCTTGCTCGATGGCGCTGATCGAGCGGTACTGTATGCGCCTACTGCTGTGTTACCGCAAAGGACCAACGTGGTTTCAggaccgggccgttttacctagtacTATGTTACAAACATTGCTTAGCAGTAAATTAGtaacaaaacagcaatagGAAGAAATTTGAGCAGAAATGTCcaataaagttagaaaaaaactgttatcaagcatcaacaaacggtcataaaatataacaaaaacaacattaaacatcAAAAACTTCTGAAAATAGTTCAGCAAACCACGTATTAAACCTGAAAagcaagtgtccaactttacgtttagctggcaaaattatgactttttgaactttttcgatcattgcgctGCTTGGTAACCGATTTTTAttctctctttttgcacatgcttcgtagaaagataaacaaagaagatgtgataagcgacattcattgttatcaattcaaagtaccctaaaattgatcgcaaagtcagACAAGTCAATGACAATgacaaaacattgttttatgatattaagtttgttattattgtttctgGCAGGTTCTGTTCACGGACGAGACAAAAATTTATCATTACGGATCTGAAGGCCGCCGCTACGTGTGAAGAAAACAAGGGGTAGAATAATGGATTTACCATTAAAATCGTAAAACACGGTGGAGGATCCATCATGTTCTGGGGTTGTATGACTGCAAAAGGTGTCGGCAAAATCCATGTTATACGTTGAATCATGGATGCTGCGAATTATATTGATATCCTGAAGGCAACTGTTCAGCATAGTGTTGAACGATTGGGCATAGCGAATGACGTTGCGTTCTACCAGGACAATGATCCAATCCAGCCTGGATGACAAGCATGTGGTTGATATATAATTGCACATCAGTACTAGCAACTCCTCCACAGTCACCAGACCATAATATAATCGAGCATGTTTGGtatcgatagaaaaaaaaagttgatggatttttttcaatttacaacGATTACGATTTCAGCGTGAAAATCAAGCGCAGCAGCGTGCTGATGCCTATGCCGGTATCATGGACCTAGCTAGTGTCGAGCACGTGGTCAACGACTTGCAGCAGCCCATAGCACCACCAACAACGCTGGATCGAGCAGGCACCATCGTTCGTTGGCAGTGACCGCTACATGCGCGCGCAATACCAGGATGCGATGGCAATCGTTCGGGCGATGGGCAAACCGAATCTGTTCATCACGATTACATGCAATCCGTCATGGGTAGAAATAACACAGGCATTACTACCCCGCCAACAAGCTGCGGATCGACCGGACTTGACTACCCGTGTGTTTCGAGAAAAACTAAAGGCGATTCTGGCAGATCTGTCCGCAGGAGCGCTAGTGCTTCAGAAACGGGGTCTGCCACATGCACACTGTCTGCTGATTCTTGGAGACAGCGACAAACCGCGATCTGCAGCGGACTACGACAAAGTGGTTTCAGCGGAAATACCAGATTCGGTTAATGCAGAACTGCATGAAACTATCCGGAAATGTATGATGCATGGCCCGTGTGGACCATCACATCCTTAGGCACCCTGCATGAAGGATGGTGTCTGTTCGAAACATTTCCCGAAAGCATTCTGCGAGCACACACGACGTAAGGAAAATGGTTATCCGCTGTATCGTCGCCGTAACAACGGGCGTACCGTGAAGCTCGATGCTCGGCGTAACCATGGCGTTGAACTAGATAACCGCTACGTTGTCCCGTACAATCCGTGGCTGGTTAGTAAATACAACTGTCATATCAATTTTGAGGTGTGCACGG
Coding sequences within:
- the LOC131264572 gene encoding uncharacterized protein LOC131264572, with protein sequence MAIVRAMGKPNLFITITCNPSWVEITQALLPRQQAADRPDLTTRVFREKLKAILADLSAGALVLQKRGLPHAHCLLILGDSDKPRSAADYDKVVSAEIPDSAPCMKDGVCSKHFPKAFCEHTRRKENGYPLYRRRNNGRTVKLDARRNHGVELDNRYVVPYNPWLRENQAQQRADAYAGIMDLASVEHVVNDLQQPIAPPTTLDRAGTIVRWQ
- the LOC131264573 gene encoding uncharacterized protein LOC131264573, producing the protein MAIVRAMGKPNLFITITCNPSWVEITQALLPRQQAADRPDLTTRVFREKLKAILADLSAGALVLQKRGLPHAHCLLILGDSDKPRSAADYDKVVSAEIPDSAPCMKDGVCSKHFPKAFCEHTRRKENGYPLYRRRNNGRTVKLDARRNHGVELDNRYVVPYNPWLRENQAQQRADAYAGIMDLASVEHVVNDLQQPIAPPTTLDRAGTIVRWQ